A single Curtobacterium sp. MCSS17_015 DNA region contains:
- a CDS encoding aldo/keto reductase family protein, translated as MEYRYLGNSGLKVSEITYGNWLTHASQVENDAAIACVKAALEVGISTFDTADVYANTGAETVLGEALKGERRQSLEIATKVFGPTGPKGHNDTGLSRKHILESIDGSLGRLQTDYVDLYQAHRYDHETPLEETMQAFADIVRQGKVLYVGVSEWTADQLRAGAALAKDLGFQLISNQPQYSALWRVIEEEVVPTSKELGISQIVWSPIAQGVLTGKYQPGQPLPEGSRATDDKGGAKMIERFMNDEVLSAVQELKPIADELSLSMAQLAVAWVLQNENVASAIIGASRPEQVHDNAGAAGVQIPAELMSRIDDALGGVVERDPAKTNDSSPKTREA; from the coding sequence GGGCCTCAAGGTCTCCGAGATCACGTACGGCAACTGGCTCACCCACGCCTCCCAGGTCGAGAACGACGCGGCGATCGCCTGCGTCAAGGCCGCCCTCGAGGTCGGCATCTCGACGTTCGACACCGCGGACGTCTACGCGAACACCGGCGCCGAGACCGTCCTCGGTGAAGCGCTGAAGGGCGAGCGCCGCCAGTCGCTCGAGATCGCCACGAAGGTCTTCGGGCCGACCGGTCCCAAGGGGCACAACGACACCGGGCTGTCGCGCAAGCACATCCTCGAATCGATCGACGGCTCCCTCGGCCGCCTGCAGACCGACTACGTCGACCTGTACCAGGCGCACCGCTACGACCACGAGACCCCGCTCGAGGAGACGATGCAGGCGTTCGCCGACATCGTCCGTCAGGGCAAGGTCCTGTACGTCGGTGTCTCCGAGTGGACGGCCGACCAGCTCCGCGCCGGGGCCGCCCTGGCGAAGGACCTCGGGTTCCAGCTCATCTCGAACCAGCCGCAGTACTCCGCGCTCTGGCGGGTCATCGAGGAGGAGGTCGTCCCCACCTCGAAGGAACTCGGCATCTCGCAGATCGTCTGGTCGCCGATCGCCCAGGGCGTGCTCACCGGCAAGTACCAGCCCGGTCAGCCGCTGCCCGAGGGCTCGCGTGCCACGGACGACAAGGGCGGCGCGAAGATGATCGAGCGCTTCATGAACGACGAGGTCCTGTCGGCCGTGCAGGAGCTCAAGCCGATCGCCGACGAACTGAGCCTCTCGATGGCGCAGCTCGCCGTGGCGTGGGTCCTGCAGAACGAGAACGTGGCGTCGGCGATCATCGGCGCCTCGCGGCCGGAGCAGGTGCACGACAACGCCGGCGCTGCCGGGGTGCAGATCCCGGCCGAGCTGATGAGCCGCATCGACGACGCCCTCGGTGGTGTCGTCGAGCGTGACCCGGCGAAGACGAACGACAGCAGCCCGAAGACCCGCGAGGCGTAG
- a CDS encoding FtsK/SpoIIIE domain-containing protein, protein MGRTEEGDDWRLRLGPHTLVAGASGSGKASIVWALLLGLAGAVRSGMVEVWGVDLKGGMELGMGKPLLTRFANDSVHAVTMLEEAVAQMQARARELAGTTRQHEASTEAPLVIVLIDELAALTAYESDRDLQRRANASIATLASQGRAVGFVVIACLQDPRKETLPARGLFTQTIGLRLRDRTETSMVLGDGSVAAGALCHEIPIGAPGTAYVLSDELATPQRVRAGYADDALITHTARAFAAPRFKPVVVPETQSTREPARPRRRTRSAAQSKEDS, encoded by the coding sequence ATGGGCCGGACTGAAGAGGGCGACGATTGGAGGCTCCGTCTCGGCCCGCACACGCTGGTTGCTGGTGCCTCGGGAAGCGGCAAAGCGTCGATCGTCTGGGCGCTCCTCTTGGGGCTCGCCGGCGCAGTTCGATCCGGGATGGTCGAAGTGTGGGGCGTCGACCTCAAGGGCGGCATGGAGCTCGGGATGGGTAAGCCGCTCCTTACTCGCTTCGCGAACGACTCGGTGCACGCGGTGACCATGCTCGAGGAGGCCGTCGCTCAGATGCAGGCACGGGCTCGCGAACTCGCTGGGACGACTCGACAGCACGAAGCTTCTACTGAGGCTCCCCTCGTGATCGTCCTGATCGACGAACTCGCTGCTCTGACGGCGTACGAATCAGACCGGGATCTGCAGCGCCGGGCGAACGCCAGCATCGCAACGCTGGCGTCACAAGGGCGTGCTGTCGGCTTCGTGGTGATCGCGTGCCTACAAGACCCACGCAAGGAGACGCTGCCCGCGCGGGGGCTCTTCACCCAGACGATCGGGCTTCGTCTCCGCGACCGGACCGAAACGTCGATGGTGCTCGGTGACGGCTCTGTCGCTGCCGGCGCGCTCTGCCACGAGATCCCGATCGGCGCGCCCGGCACCGCCTACGTCCTGTCCGACGAGCTCGCGACACCGCAGCGGGTGCGGGCTGGATACGCGGACGATGCCCTGATCACGCACACGGCACGAGCCTTCGCAGCGCCGCGCTTCAAGCCGGTGGTCGTACCTGAGACACAAAGTACGCGTGAGCCCGCCCGTCCGCGACGTCGGACGCGGAGCGCTGCTCAATCGAAGGAGGATTCATGA
- a CDS encoding IS3 family transposase (programmed frameshift), whose product MPKPYPQEFRDDVVRVARNREPGVTIEQIAADFGVHPMTLTKWMRRAAVDDGERPGTTRAESDEVRELRRRNRLLEQEVEVLRRAAAYLSQANLPKRLYPLVSELAADGIPVAVTCRVLQLARQPYYRWLAAPVSPSELVRAYRANALFDAHRDDPEFGYRLLVDEARDAGEPMADRTAWTIVSDNGWWSVFGKKRGRTGKKPGPAVHDDLCTVTAEHGRVRHVFTAAAPNRLWLTDITEHTTGEGKLYLCAVKDAYSGRIVGYSIESRMKSKLAVTALENAVRMRGDVSRCILHSDRGSQFRSRKLRRALTRHGMVGSMGRVASCGDNAAMESFFALLQKNVLNRRSWATREQLRIAIVTWIERTYHRRRRQARLGRLTPIEFETIMNTSVALAA is encoded by the exons GTGCCCAAGCCTTACCCGCAGGAGTTCCGCGATGACGTTGTCCGTGTCGCTCGGAATCGTGAGCCGGGAGTGACGATCGAGCAGATCGCCGCCGACTTCGGTGTCCACCCGATGACGTTGACGAAGTGGATGCGTCGCGCTGCGGTGGACGACGGGGAACGTCCCGGAACCACGCGTGCAGAGTCCGACGAGGTCCGCGAGCTCCGGCGGCGGAACCGGCTCCTGGAGCAGGAAGTCGAGGTGCTCCGACGGGCGGCGGCGTACCTGTCTCAGGCCAACCTGCCG AAAAGGCTCTACCCGCTCGTGAGCGAGCTGGCCGCGGATGGGATTCCCGTCGCGGTGACGTGCCGGGTGTTGCAGCTTGCTCGTCAGCCGTACTACCGGTGGTTGGCGGCCCCCGTCTCGCCAAGCGAACTGGTGCGGGCGTATCGGGCGAATGCGCTGTTCGATGCGCACCGGGACGATCCCGAGTTCGGGTACCGGCTCCTCGTCGACGAGGCCCGCGATGCCGGCGAACCGATGGCGGACCGGACCGCGTGGACGATCGTGTCGGACAACGGCTGGTGGAGCGTGTTCGGGAAAAAGCGTGGCAGAACCGGGAAGAAGCCCGGCCCCGCGGTCCACGACGACTTGTGCACGGTGACCGCTGAGCATGGTCGCGTACGGCACGTGTTCACCGCGGCGGCGCCGAACCGGCTGTGGTTGACCGACATCACCGAGCACACCACCGGTGAGGGAAAGCTCTACCTTTGCGCGGTCAAGGACGCCTACTCGGGGCGGATCGTGGGGTACTCGATCGAGTCCCGGATGAAGTCGAAGCTGGCCGTGACTGCGTTGGAGAACGCGGTCCGGATGCGCGGCGACGTGTCCAGGTGCATCCTGCATTCCGATAGAGGATCGCAATTTCGGAGCCGGAAGCTGCGGCGGGCACTCACCCGCCACGGCATGGTCGGGTCGATGGGCAGAGTTGCGTCCTGTGGCGATAACGCGGCGATGGAGAGCTTCTTCGCGCTCCTGCAGAAGAACGTCCTCAACCGACGCTCCTGGGCGACGCGTGAACAACTGCGAATCGCGATCGTGACCTGGATCGAGCGGACCTACCACCGGCGTCGCCGGCAGGCCCGCCTCGGTCGATTGACGCCCATCGAGTTCGAAACCATCATGAACACCAGCGTCGCCCTCGCGGCGTGA
- a CDS encoding metallophosphoesterase codes for MEAARRAPDAGTPTFDFDAVDFVTADHHFGHARIIEHARRPFGNVEEMDSYLVERWNSIVPPDAVVLHLGDLLMASMNDVADALALTRQLHGRRLLVPGNHDWISRATQTRTRIESMKPLYESAGWTVLPEVLSGSRNGHPLRASHYPYDTAADDRFSKYRPTQDGIPLIHGHTRSPAVAAIPFCFHVGVDAWEYSPAPMTDIDDWLDSFASI; via the coding sequence ATGGAAGCTGCACGACGAGCACCCGATGCTGGAACTCCGACGTTCGACTTCGATGCGGTCGACTTCGTCACCGCAGACCATCACTTCGGACATGCGCGGATCATCGAGCACGCGAGGCGACCGTTCGGCAACGTCGAGGAGATGGATTCCTACCTCGTCGAGCGATGGAACTCGATAGTCCCGCCGGATGCCGTCGTGCTACACCTCGGCGATCTCCTCATGGCCTCGATGAACGACGTTGCTGATGCTCTTGCCCTCACCCGTCAGCTGCACGGCCGCCGGCTGCTCGTCCCGGGCAACCACGACTGGATCTCGAGAGCGACGCAGACGAGAACTCGCATCGAATCGATGAAGCCACTGTACGAATCGGCCGGCTGGACCGTGCTTCCGGAGGTCCTGAGCGGTTCGCGGAATGGTCATCCACTCCGGGCATCGCACTATCCGTACGACACGGCCGCCGACGACCGATTCAGCAAGTACCGCCCAACCCAGGACGGGATCCCACTGATACACGGACACACGCGCTCGCCCGCCGTGGCCGCGATACCTTTTTGCTTTCATGTAGGGGTCGACGCCTGGGAATATTCCCCTGCACCGATGACTGATATCGACGACTGGCTCGACTCCTTTGCCAGTATCTGA
- a CDS encoding M23 family metallopeptidase, with translation MTTSSTPARPRRRFVAAGVSVVLAAGALVALVPGGTASAAGYPSWDDVQAAEQSQAAQSEKVSEIRGLIAQLESESAAKEKAAAAAGTAYQDAQTDYDRKALEQRKLQEQADEADETASASEAQAGQLAAQLGRSNAEDVTTDLLTKPSASGDLLYELGAMSKLTEQADGIYSEASQDRGTAQALADKSKVAEDALGALAEKAQAKMRAAQDAADQAQSAVAAQQANQDRLEAQLAALTSKTETTQAEYEKGVRAEKARQARLAAARAAAAAAAADALPSAATPGVPAPSTGNVPAASSGWVRPAAGYQSSPYGLRVDPYTHVYTLHAGVDLAPACYSPIYAAASGTVTFAGNGGGYGNEVILDNGGGISTAYGHIVDGGIMVSSGQHVEAGQQIAQVGSTGWSTGCHLHFETRVGGAAVDPVPFMAARGISV, from the coding sequence ATGACGACATCCTCAACGCCCGCTCGCCCCCGCCGCCGCTTCGTCGCCGCCGGGGTGTCCGTCGTCCTCGCGGCCGGTGCCCTCGTGGCGCTCGTGCCGGGCGGTACGGCCTCGGCAGCGGGCTACCCCAGCTGGGACGACGTGCAGGCCGCCGAGCAGTCGCAGGCCGCACAGTCCGAGAAGGTCTCCGAGATCCGGGGCCTCATCGCCCAGCTCGAGTCGGAGTCCGCCGCGAAGGAGAAGGCCGCTGCTGCCGCCGGCACCGCCTACCAGGACGCCCAGACGGACTACGACCGCAAGGCGCTCGAGCAGCGGAAGCTCCAGGAGCAGGCAGACGAGGCGGACGAGACCGCTTCCGCCTCCGAGGCGCAGGCGGGGCAGCTCGCCGCGCAGCTCGGCCGCTCGAACGCCGAGGACGTCACCACGGACCTCCTGACCAAGCCCTCGGCGTCCGGTGACCTTCTGTACGAACTCGGTGCCATGTCGAAGCTCACCGAGCAGGCCGACGGCATCTACTCCGAGGCGAGCCAGGACCGCGGCACCGCGCAGGCCTTGGCCGACAAGTCGAAGGTCGCCGAGGACGCCCTCGGTGCGCTCGCCGAGAAGGCCCAGGCGAAGATGCGCGCCGCCCAGGACGCGGCCGACCAGGCGCAGTCCGCGGTCGCCGCCCAGCAGGCGAACCAGGACCGCCTGGAGGCCCAGCTCGCCGCGCTGACGTCGAAGACCGAGACGACGCAGGCCGAGTACGAGAAGGGCGTCCGTGCCGAGAAGGCCCGGCAGGCCCGTCTCGCAGCCGCCCGCGCCGCAGCAGCGGCCGCAGCAGCGGACGCCCTGCCCTCGGCCGCGACCCCCGGTGTGCCGGCACCGTCCACCGGGAACGTCCCCGCTGCCTCGTCCGGCTGGGTCCGTCCGGCTGCCGGCTACCAGTCGAGCCCGTACGGCCTGCGCGTCGACCCGTACACGCACGTCTACACACTGCACGCCGGCGTCGACCTCGCCCCGGCCTGCTACTCGCCGATCTACGCCGCGGCATCCGGCACGGTGACCTTCGCGGGGAACGGCGGCGGGTACGGCAACGAGGTCATCCTCGACAACGGTGGCGGCATCTCGACGGCCTACGGGCACATCGTCGACGGCGGGATCATGGTCTCCTCCGGACAGCACGTCGAGGCCGGGCAGCAGATCGCGCAGGTCGGCTCGACCGGTTGGTCGACCGGCTGCCACCTGCACTTCGAGACCCGGGTCGGTGGCGCCGCCGTCGATCCCGTCCCCTTCATGGCAGCGCGGGGGATCTCGGTATGA
- a CDS encoding NlpC/P60 family protein — MKKPARSLVCGIATVSMLSLGLSLAVAVPAQAAPSAPSWEDVQAAKDDQAEKQRTVDALSARMSSLQAEVDRTGATVQQAGQTYALAASEQQEAKDTLDGLTGQSERARAAAEESAGQVAALVVELSRSGGGDLSTSMLVDSRDAKDLLYQVGTMSHLSERSATVLERAQADQRTVESLAAQQRQATTALAKATAATKDALETADAVAADAQSALQAGQQEQDEVLEQLAFLKGTSVATEQAYWTAKQAEEAEIQLAAQAKREAARPSGSGAARPAADSGADSGSADTSGNEPAPSAAKPSAAKPSATKPSATKPSAPKPAAPQPAAPAPQPAAPKPAAPKPAAPKPAAPKPAPAPAPKPVVSSPSKAAGAIAYARAQLGEAYVLGGAGPNTWDCSGLVMMAYNSQGVSTGGHNVVWQYNHFASIGRLVPLSQRQPGDILFYSSNGTASGGYHDSIYTGNGRMVEAARPGVGVVERAVWTPSQLLPYVARPTGSL, encoded by the coding sequence ATGAAGAAGCCTGCACGTTCCCTGGTCTGCGGGATCGCCACCGTCTCGATGCTCAGCCTCGGGCTGTCCCTCGCGGTGGCCGTCCCGGCACAGGCCGCACCGTCCGCTCCGTCGTGGGAGGACGTGCAGGCCGCGAAGGACGACCAGGCCGAGAAGCAGCGCACCGTCGACGCGCTGAGCGCTCGGATGTCGTCGCTACAGGCCGAGGTCGACCGCACCGGTGCCACCGTGCAGCAGGCCGGGCAGACCTACGCCCTCGCCGCGTCCGAGCAGCAGGAGGCGAAGGACACCCTCGACGGCCTCACCGGGCAGTCGGAACGTGCCCGGGCCGCTGCAGAGGAGTCGGCCGGCCAGGTCGCCGCGCTCGTCGTGGAGCTGTCCCGCTCCGGCGGCGGGGACCTGTCGACGTCGATGCTCGTGGACTCCCGTGACGCGAAGGACCTGCTCTACCAGGTCGGCACGATGTCGCACCTGTCCGAGCGTTCGGCCACCGTGCTCGAGCGGGCGCAGGCGGACCAGCGGACCGTCGAGTCACTCGCCGCGCAGCAGCGCCAGGCGACCACCGCGCTGGCGAAGGCGACGGCAGCCACGAAGGACGCCCTCGAGACCGCCGACGCCGTGGCCGCCGATGCCCAGTCGGCGCTGCAGGCCGGCCAGCAGGAGCAGGACGAGGTGCTCGAGCAGCTCGCGTTCCTCAAGGGCACCTCGGTCGCGACCGAGCAGGCCTACTGGACGGCGAAGCAGGCGGAGGAGGCCGAGATCCAGCTCGCGGCCCAGGCGAAGCGGGAAGCTGCCCGTCCGTCCGGTTCCGGGGCTGCACGTCCCGCCGCGGACAGCGGTGCCGACAGCGGCAGCGCGGACACGTCCGGGAACGAGCCCGCTCCGTCGGCCGCCAAGCCGTCGGCCGCGAAGCCGTCGGCGACGAAGCCGTCAGCGACGAAGCCGTCCGCCCCGAAGCCGGCCGCGCCGCAGCCGGCAGCCCCGGCACCGCAACCGGCCGCGCCGAAGCCCGCGGCCCCGAAGCCGGCAGCGCCGAAGCCCGCGGCGCCGAAGCCCGCTCCCGCTCCCGCGCCGAAGCCGGTCGTCAGCAGCCCGTCCAAGGCCGCCGGCGCGATCGCGTACGCACGCGCACAGCTCGGCGAGGCGTACGTCCTCGGTGGAGCCGGCCCGAACACCTGGGACTGCTCGGGTCTCGTGATGATGGCCTACAACTCACAGGGCGTCTCGACCGGCGGGCACAACGTGGTCTGGCAGTACAACCACTTCGCCTCGATCGGTCGACTCGTGCCGCTCTCGCAGCGCCAGCCGGGTGACATCCTCTTCTACTCGAGCAACGGAACCGCGTCGGGTGGGTACCACGACTCGATCTACACCGGCAACGGCCGGATGGTCGAGGCCGCGCGCCCCGGCGTCGGCGTGGTCGAGCGAGCGGTGTGGACCCCGAGCCAGCTCCTGCCGTACGTGGCACGCCCCACCGGCTCCCTGTAG
- a CDS encoding inorganic diphosphatase — protein sequence MAAYDVVVEIPKGSSNKYEVDHETGRVYLDRVLFTSFVYPTDYGFFEKTLADDGDPVDALLLLEFPTFPGVGVKVRPVGVFKMSDEAGKDEKVLVVPAKDPRWAHIQDIADVPEQTKAEIAHFFERYKDLEPNKWVKAEGWGDAAEAEAIVQAGQAAYVPAGH from the coding sequence ATGGCCGCGTACGACGTCGTCGTCGAGATCCCCAAGGGCAGCAGCAACAAGTACGAGGTCGACCACGAGACCGGTCGCGTGTACCTGGACCGCGTGCTCTTCACCTCGTTCGTCTACCCGACGGACTACGGCTTCTTCGAGAAGACCCTGGCCGACGACGGCGACCCCGTCGACGCGCTGCTCCTGCTCGAGTTCCCGACCTTCCCGGGCGTGGGCGTCAAGGTCCGTCCGGTCGGCGTCTTCAAGATGAGCGACGAGGCCGGCAAGGACGAGAAGGTCCTGGTCGTCCCGGCGAAGGACCCGCGCTGGGCGCACATCCAGGACATCGCGGACGTGCCGGAGCAGACGAAGGCCGAGATCGCGCACTTCTTCGAGCGCTACAAGGACCTCGAGCCGAACAAGTGGGTCAAGGCCGAGGGCTGGGGCGACGCCGCCGAGGCCGAGGCCATCGTGCAGGCCGGCCAGGCCGCGTACGTGCCCGCCGGTCACTGA
- the tilS gene encoding tRNA lysidine(34) synthetase TilS produces the protein MNTPRPRLDPAVAEIRRAVRSVLERALRQGAIGPGGLVLVALSGGPDSLALAAATAFEAPKQGLRVGAVVVDHALQAESEAVASRASRQAAELGLDPVTVRRVAVGPTGGPEGAAREARHAAVADVATATGSPLVLLGHTLDDQAETVLLGLLRGSGPDSLSGMEPLTARGSGLAYGRPLLGVRRHVTRQACTASGLVPWDDPQNTDPAYARVRVRHALMPVLERELGAGVPEALARTADQLREDSAALDHFAEEMAEDLAEHSEAGISLSVPELAANPPALRQRLVRLAVESEFGVTLSRLQTLEVCRLVTDWRGQGPIDLPGVRATRSGERVSFAAREPHAGG, from the coding sequence GTGAACACTCCGCGCCCTCGGCTGGACCCCGCGGTCGCCGAGATCCGGCGAGCCGTCCGCTCAGTGCTCGAACGCGCGCTCAGGCAGGGAGCGATCGGCCCCGGTGGTCTCGTCCTCGTCGCGCTGAGCGGCGGCCCGGACTCGCTGGCCCTCGCGGCCGCCACTGCGTTCGAGGCACCGAAGCAGGGACTCCGCGTCGGTGCGGTCGTCGTCGACCACGCGCTGCAGGCGGAGTCCGAGGCGGTCGCGAGCCGGGCCTCCCGGCAGGCCGCCGAGCTGGGACTCGACCCGGTGACCGTCCGCCGGGTCGCCGTCGGTCCCACGGGTGGTCCCGAGGGCGCCGCCCGGGAGGCCCGTCACGCGGCCGTCGCCGACGTCGCGACCGCCACCGGGTCGCCCCTCGTGCTCCTCGGCCACACACTCGACGACCAGGCCGAGACGGTGCTGCTCGGCCTGCTCCGCGGCAGCGGACCGGACAGCCTGTCCGGGATGGAGCCGCTGACCGCCCGCGGGTCCGGGCTGGCGTACGGGCGCCCGCTCCTCGGGGTCCGGCGGCACGTGACCCGGCAGGCGTGCACCGCGTCCGGCCTCGTGCCGTGGGACGACCCGCAGAACACCGACCCGGCGTACGCCCGGGTCCGGGTGCGGCACGCCCTCATGCCCGTGCTCGAGCGCGAGCTCGGCGCCGGCGTCCCGGAGGCCCTGGCCCGGACCGCCGACCAGTTGCGCGAGGACTCCGCGGCGCTCGACCACTTCGCCGAGGAGATGGCGGAGGACCTCGCCGAGCACTCCGAGGCCGGGATCTCGCTGTCCGTGCCGGAACTCGCCGCCAACCCGCCGGCGCTCCGTCAGCGACTCGTGCGACTGGCGGTCGAGAGCGAGTTCGGGGTGACGTTGTCCCGGCTGCAGACGCTCGAGGTCTGCCGGCTCGTGACCGACTGGCGCGGTCAGGGCCCGATCGACCTGCCGGGGGTCCGGGCCACGCGCTCGGGCGAACGGGTGTCCTTCGCCGCCAGGGAGCCGCACGCGGGCGGATAG
- the hpt gene encoding hypoxanthine phosphoribosyltransferase, producing the protein MELSDVQADLSEVLFTPEQIDDKIAELAAAVDRDYAGRDPLLVGVLKGAVMVMADFSRHLKMQARMDWMAVSSYGSGTKSSGVVRILKDLDTDLHDRDVIIVEDIIDSGLTLSWLKQNLESRGAASVEIVALLRKPEAAKVEVDVKYAGFEIPDAFVVGFGLDYDERYRNLRGIGVLAPHVYS; encoded by the coding sequence GTGGAACTCTCCGACGTGCAGGCCGACCTCTCCGAAGTGCTCTTCACCCCCGAGCAGATCGACGACAAGATCGCCGAACTCGCCGCTGCGGTGGACCGGGACTACGCCGGGCGCGACCCGCTGCTCGTCGGCGTGCTGAAGGGCGCGGTCATGGTCATGGCCGACTTCTCCCGCCACCTCAAGATGCAGGCCCGGATGGACTGGATGGCGGTGTCGTCGTACGGCTCCGGCACGAAGTCGTCCGGCGTGGTGCGGATCCTCAAGGACCTCGACACCGACCTGCACGACCGCGACGTCATCATCGTCGAGGACATCATCGACTCCGGTCTGACGCTGTCGTGGCTCAAGCAGAACCTCGAGTCGCGTGGGGCCGCGAGCGTCGAGATCGTCGCACTGCTGCGCAAGCCCGAGGCCGCCAAGGTCGAGGTCGACGTGAAGTACGCCGGCTTCGAGATCCCGGACGCCTTCGTCGTCGGGTTCGGCCTCGACTACGACGAGCGCTACCGCAACCTGCGCGGCATCGGCGTCCTCGCGCCGCACGTCTACTCCTGA
- the ftsH gene encoding ATP-dependent zinc metalloprotease FtsH, whose product MDFKRILRGPYIWILVALVGIFIGWTFIAQSGTQEISTQKGLEQLSDGKVSSAVINSTEQRVDLTLRGDGGTEQFYYSTPRGPEVVEAVSQADLPKGYNDHVQQSNVLVSLLLTLLPFLLIGALFWFLLSSAQGGGSKVMQFGKSKAKMNNKENPQVTFSDVAGSDEAIEELHEIKEFLKEPAKFQAVGARIPKGVLLYGPPGTGKTLLARAVAGEAGVPFYSISGSDFVEMFVGVGASRVRDLFEQAKQNSPAIVFIDEIDAVGRHRGAGIGGGNDEREQTLNQLLVEMDGFDGKTNVILIAATNRPDVLDPALLRPGRFDRQIGVDAPSLQGRKQILEVHAKGKPLAASVDLELLARKTPGFTGADLANVLNEAALLTARSNAQLIDNRALDEAVDRVMAGPQRRTRIMSDQERLITAYHEGGHALAAAAMRHTDPVTKITILPRGRALGYTMVLPLEDKYSVTRNELLDQLTYAMGGRVAEEIVFHDPTTGASNDIEKATGTARKMVTEYGMSRAVGSVKLGAGSSEPFVGRDMSGGTGRDYSENIAETVDAETRALLEAAHDEAYQVLNANRDILDRLAGELLEKETLDAPELVEIFKDVRKLPERPQWLSSDKRPVSDLPAIEVPGKAAATAEEPVGIDASKPRRHRPFGNPGIAPA is encoded by the coding sequence ATGGACTTCAAGCGCATCCTCCGCGGGCCGTACATCTGGATACTGGTCGCGCTCGTGGGGATCTTCATCGGATGGACGTTCATCGCCCAGTCCGGCACCCAGGAGATCTCCACGCAGAAGGGCCTCGAGCAGCTCTCCGACGGCAAGGTCTCGTCGGCCGTCATCAACTCCACGGAGCAGCGCGTCGACCTGACCCTCCGCGGCGACGGCGGCACCGAGCAGTTCTACTACTCGACCCCCCGTGGGCCCGAGGTCGTCGAAGCGGTCTCGCAGGCCGACCTGCCGAAGGGCTACAACGACCACGTCCAGCAGTCGAACGTCCTCGTGTCGCTCCTGCTGACGCTGCTGCCCTTCCTGCTCATCGGTGCGCTGTTCTGGTTCCTGCTCTCGAGCGCCCAGGGCGGCGGCTCGAAGGTCATGCAGTTCGGCAAGTCCAAGGCGAAGATGAACAACAAGGAGAACCCGCAGGTCACGTTCTCCGACGTCGCCGGCTCGGACGAGGCCATCGAGGAACTGCACGAGATCAAGGAGTTCCTCAAGGAGCCGGCCAAGTTCCAGGCCGTCGGCGCCCGCATCCCCAAGGGCGTCCTGCTCTACGGCCCTCCCGGAACCGGCAAGACCCTGCTCGCCCGCGCCGTCGCCGGTGAAGCCGGTGTGCCGTTCTACTCGATCTCGGGTTCGGACTTCGTCGAGATGTTCGTCGGCGTCGGTGCCAGCCGTGTGCGCGACCTGTTCGAGCAGGCGAAGCAGAACTCGCCCGCCATCGTCTTCATCGACGAGATCGACGCCGTCGGTCGTCACCGCGGCGCCGGCATCGGTGGCGGCAACGACGAGCGCGAGCAGACGCTGAACCAGCTGCTGGTCGAGATGGACGGCTTCGACGGCAAGACGAACGTCATCCTCATCGCGGCGACGAACCGCCCCGACGTGCTCGACCCGGCACTCCTGCGCCCGGGCCGCTTCGACCGGCAGATCGGCGTGGACGCGCCGAGCCTGCAGGGCCGCAAGCAGATCCTCGAGGTGCACGCGAAGGGCAAGCCGCTCGCCGCGAGCGTCGACCTCGAGCTCCTCGCCCGCAAGACGCCGGGCTTCACCGGTGCCGACCTGGCGAACGTCCTCAACGAGGCCGCGCTGCTCACCGCCCGGTCGAACGCGCAGCTCATCGACAACCGCGCCCTCGACGAAGCCGTCGACCGCGTCATGGCCGGACCGCAGCGCCGCACGCGCATCATGTCCGACCAGGAGCGCCTCATCACGGCGTACCACGAGGGTGGACACGCCCTCGCGGCGGCGGCCATGCGGCACACCGACCCGGTCACGAAGATCACGATCCTGCCGCGCGGCCGTGCCCTGGGCTACACGATGGTCCTGCCGCTGGAGGACAAGTACTCCGTCACGCGCAACGAACTGCTCGACCAGCTCACCTACGCCATGGGTGGCCGTGTCGCCGAGGAGATCGTCTTCCACGACCCGACCACGGGTGCGTCGAACGACATCGAGAAGGCCACGGGCACCGCGCGCAAGATGGTCACCGAGTACGGCATGAGCCGTGCGGTCGGGTCCGTCAAGCTCGGCGCCGGCTCGAGCGAGCCGTTCGTCGGCCGTGACATGAGCGGCGGCACCGGCCGCGACTACTCGGAGAACATCGCCGAGACGGTCGACGCCGAGACCCGCGCCCTGCTCGAGGCCGCACACGACGAGGCCTACCAGGTCCTCAACGCCAACCGGGACATCCTCGACCGCCTGGCCGGCGAACTCCTCGAGAAGGAGACGCTGGACGCCCCGGAGCTCGTGGAAATCTTCAAGGACGTCCGCAAGCTGCCCGAGCGTCCGCAGTGGCTCTCGAGCGACAAGCGTCCGGTGAGCGACCTGCCCGCCATCGAGGTCCCGGGCAAGGCCGCCGCGACGGCCGAGGAGCCCGTCGGCATCGACGCCTCGAAGCCGCGTCGTCACCGCCCGTTCGGCAACCCCGGTATCGCCCCCGCGTAG